One Paramisgurnus dabryanus chromosome 9, PD_genome_1.1, whole genome shotgun sequence genomic window, AGTTTAAACTAAACCCTGCCCCCTGAACACCACCACCTGCTCAGGGTCAGACTGTAGATCCCACATCTGTTGTGCCTGATCAGGGCGTGCTACAGGAAATGACTCCAGGATGCTTACCTATATAAGCTCACCAACATTTGAACAGATCTCATGTTTGAAATGAGTGAGATAAACAAATGTGACTGTGTGACAGTGGTCttacattttaatcaaagaaaaaagaaaaaacctGTGATCACGGTATGCActatacaaaatatatattttatttactttttacatCTTAAATTGTTTCATTTACAATTCTGTCCATTCTTTTGTCTGTAATAAAGCATATCGTGTCTAACTACATGCTTTCAAGAGTGCATTGTTTTGTGGTCAGCATTTTGGCATTCCCCATTCCCACAGAGTTTAAATGAGAACTTAAACTTAGTTATAAAAGGGGAAGAAACATAATGTTAACACACCTTTAAGTAGCCATAAGCATGTGATCTAAACAGCAATAATTGGGGAAGTTACAGTAAACGCACTTAGCAAAGTTGCTGTTATATTttctagttattatagttttatCCCCAACTGTACTGTGACCATCAAATGTAcctcataaataataataaataaacaaacactggTTTCAAATTGTAATTGcagtttattatatattttacctAAATACCCAAAAATTCAACTTTGCCCCAAAGTTAAATGCTTGATAAATATTTTGTACATGTAATAGTTTAACATCTACATTActaaatgaaaacatttaaatttgcATTGGCACTGaaaataaatctattatttatatatacccACTGTTTAGTTTCAGTGTCGACTGTCTCCAAACATTTCATTAACTGATGACGTTTTATAAAACAGTTCTAAAAAcagtaacaaaaaaaaaacacagaaacaaaATGTGCTTAAACATCACTAAGGAAGGACTTGTGCGCACACTATTTTGCAATCATTTCCTTTCCTTAATCACAGTTGAAAATGAGCTGAACCGTTCAGCCTGAACGTTAAACCTTGACTACTACATTCGGGGAGGGTGACACGGACACAACTTCACAGCCACAAAATCTGAGAGGTAATGCACTTTGGTCTTTTTGGTCAGTTCAGAatagtattttaatattaaaataaaaaaattaaaaaaaattaactgtatTTTAATAACTAAtaaactaatatatttttatacattcaatgcattacattttaacaCATGACATTGCTTAATGACAATTTAGTAAAAAAGATGCCCAGCAAGCACTTTTGCATTTAATAGTTAAATGCAACTATTAGACATTTAAAATGTCTAATAGtcgtccaaacacagcccagactAAAACaagggctgtcagtgaaaattttaTTGACGTCTAACCGTAGCACAAAATAAATgacatgtaataaataaataaaaccaaactgttgactttgcttacatgatggaatatcagACATCTGTTATTTGAGCACAAACGACATTCAACGTCAAATTCAAAgttgggttactcatagccggacttTATCGGGACTATAGTTAGGTTAGATGGTAAAATGATAGCTATTGCTTGCCAGGTGTTTATTAAATAGTGGCAATGTGATATGTGCAATTTTTGACTGATAATTCACACACAGGACAACTCAAAATAACAGCTTTGGCTGCTTTTTGATGTTTGCAGTAGTTCTCATTTCTGTAAGTCCTGTAATTTCAAATTTTTGTAACTGTCtcattttttgtcatatttcacagctataatGGAGGATTATATCTTTGACTATAATTACACTGCGAAGTGTGAAGACTGTGAAGGTTTTGTCATTGACCCCACTGAAGACCTGGTATCTACCTTAGGTGTACAGCATTGGGTTGCTCTGATCTGCTACGGCATTGTCTTTCTGCTGGGGGTCCCGGGCAATGGTCTGGTAGTTTGGGTGACCGCATTCAGAATGCCAAACTCGGTCAACGCACAGTGGTTTCTAAATCTGGCCATCGCTGATCTGTTGTGCTGCCTATCTCTGCCTCTGCTGATGGTACCGCTCGCTCAAGACCAGCATTGGCCTTTTGGTCCTTTGGCTTGCAAAGTACTACACGGTCTGTTCTACATGATGATGTACTGCAGCGTTCTGCTTTTGGTCGTAATCAGCTTGGACCGCCTTTTACTGGTGACCAAACCCGTCTGGTGTCAGAACCACAGGAATACGAAGGTAGCCCGGTGCACCTGCTTGGCCGTTTGGCTGCTGGCTCTGTTGGGTAGCTCTCCGCAGTTTGTGCATAGGATGGAAAAAACACTAAGTAAGACTAAAATTATTTGTGCTAATGAGCATCATAGCCATGGTCAAGCCCTGGCTCTGACTCTCTCTCGTATTCTCCTGTCTTTTGTGTTACCCTTCTTGATCATCTGTGTCAGCCACTGGAAGGTTTACCAGACGTCAAAGTTTGGACGGGGCCACCGCGGCAATAGCAAGTCAGCCCGGACGCTGCGTGTTATTATTGTTCTGGTGTCATCCTTTTTCCTGTGCTGGATTCCTCTGCACATTGTGGATATCCTTGACATAATACTGCACGATAAATTTGAATTACATGCCAACCTGCGTTTAGCCCAGGTGTTAACGCTTTGCTTGGCTTACATTAACAGCTGTCTGAATCCTCTACTCTATGTGTGTCTCGGGCGTGGTTTCAAAGAAAATCTGATAAGTTCACTGCGTAGTGTGCTTCACTTTGCATCCGAGGCACCGATCTCTCGAAATACCATGACTGCAAGCTCTAAAACAACCACAGACGGCAGCAGCTGTAAAACCCAAATGAACATTTACATGAACACTTCAACCAGGATATAGGAAATATCGTTTTCTCAGTGCAACAGTAATGAAGATTTTTTCCCAAAACTATGGCCCTTGGTGATTCATAAAATGCAAGTCCAGAGCCTAGAGTCAAGTAAAAACAGGCCACACAAAATGAATCCTACTGACAATAGTTTGAAATCTTAGAAGAGAAAAACAACCTGTCTTTACAAGAAACTGAAAACTGTTGACAGCATTGGAACCTAATTCATAACCTCAGTCAAATGGTGCTGAATCATCGTCACCAAACACCGCAGTTTCAACTAGAAATCCTGTATTTGTTAAATTACACATCCACTTTTAAATGTCTATGAAGAAATGTATCTTCACATGTAGCATGCCAACATTTGTACAGTgctagaggattattattacttttttaataaataaagtattttgcaGCATAAGATTGTTAAATAATCGCTTGATTTGTTAAACCAAACAAATAACTAACTATGATTAGGACCACTAAGACCATAGAGTCTCTATGTCTTTAACTTACTGGTTTTATGTAGGCTATATGTAAATGTATAATAATGTAAATGCATATGTGCCTGACAACGCTCTAGATGTCAGTAAATTGTAAATTTATTCCTAACCCtaaatttaaaaatagaagattaagtttattttaataattaagaATTATgcaataatttatatattttatatttaaaaacaataaaatttgaAAACACCTCATgcccaaaatgctataaataaGCCATAAGTCTCAACTAGTTTTGATCAAAATTTCAATTagaaattacaaaaaatgaaGTTTTTGTGACACTTTTAGTGCTTTTACCTACAACCACTGTCATTGGTTTGCTACATACTATTGTCAGAAATGtacaaattactgtcactgcattattattactggtaaaagattttgaaatatgaagACTATGCTCTTAGAAGTTTCCAATTATATACAGGATGTcaaaatatttgtgttttaaacATGTAATACCAGTTGGCCCACCTGAGCACCcatgacattttagaaaattgCTCTcactatataatttttttctaaatcggtgataaatatttgaaaactaGACACTTTCCACAAAACTGAAGCTTTCCAATAAtgtatagtttgtcaagattattGTAGTTTTGTTAATAGttgtataaaaaaacatttggacCCACCTGTGGCCCAGACAGTTAATGGATTTTAAAGGAATAAAGCTGAAaaagtaattttcatttttattttcacatgtCAGCATAGCAGCAACAATATTTGTATAAGGTCCATAATCCACTATTGAACTTTTTGACGTGTGTTTGCAACTATGATTTTTCCATATAACAGAGTTTTTGCTCTGTCAACATAATGCTAAATTTATCACTCTGTGGAAAATGAACAATACAAAATGTTGAGCAATGATTATGTTTCTTAATCAACCTTTCTTGCAAGTGTATGTTCCTGATAGTTCTATTATAAAATTTAATACCTCCATGTACTCCTAGACAATGCTTATAACATAGTTTTAAAATGAGTCCTACTCACTCGtttttaaataatacatttgaaaaaaatcCATGTTACTTCAAATACTCTATCCTAAACTATATAAAACTGCAATGCTttcttgttctttgtttctatttcaTGTGAATCTGCTTTGAAACGATGAACAATTgtaaaaagcactatataaattgCACTGAATATTAgtttttatctttgttttacagtttttgtGTTTCGCAAACCTGGCTTGTTGTTCTGTTGTATATACAATTACTTACTGTGGTAGGGTGCTATTGAAATTCCTTTGATCAGACTGAAAATATGAAGTAACTTTGTGTCCCAATTAATATGTTGTCCTGGA contains:
- the c5ar1 gene encoding C5a anaphylatoxin chemotactic receptor 1 yields the protein MEDYIFDYNYTAKCEDCEGFVIDPTEDLVSTLGVQHWVALICYGIVFLLGVPGNGLVVWVTAFRMPNSVNAQWFLNLAIADLLCCLSLPLLMVPLAQDQHWPFGPLACKVLHGLFYMMMYCSVLLLVVISLDRLLLVTKPVWCQNHRNTKVARCTCLAVWLLALLGSSPQFVHRMEKTLSKTKIICANEHHSHGQALALTLSRILLSFVLPFLIICVSHWKVYQTSKFGRGHRGNSKSARTLRVIIVLVSSFFLCWIPLHIVDILDIILHDKFELHANLRLAQVLTLCLAYINSCLNPLLYVCLGRGFKENLISSLRSVLHFASEAPISRNTMTASSKTTTDGSSCKTQMNIYMNTSTRI